The following proteins come from a genomic window of Shewanella halifaxensis HAW-EB4:
- a CDS encoding TrkH family potassium uptake protein, with protein sequence MLNYRPLLFILGVFLSTLTAFMLIPGAFALYYGEETVGAFMVSSLVAGSAASFCMHQGQSSKLHLNIRDMFLLTCLTWIIVSLFAAMPFTLYHGINYTDAFFETMSGITTTGSTVLSGLDSMDHSILIWRSLLQWLGGIGFIVMAVAVLPFLNVGGMRLFRTESSDWSDKTTPRTQHMAKNLFIVYCLLTFLCFLAYHSSGMNWFDAINHAMTTLSTGGYSTSDKSMAAFSNEAHWVGTIFMIAGGLPLLMFVYMVQQRSVNVWNDAQVKGFLKFVVFVSCALALWLWSSKDIAPLDALRLASFNVVSVVTTTGYGLTDYTAWGALANIAFLFLMFVGSCSGSTSGGIKIFRFQIAGVIMREQLKQQFHPNGVFRERYNHHIIRGDIVRSLVTFILLFVLVIVVLSIILVLTGLDPVTSFTGAITAVTNVGPGLGSTIGPAGNFSSLPDVAKWALAIGMLLGRLEILTVAVLFHPSFWKY encoded by the coding sequence GTGCTGAACTATCGTCCTTTACTGTTTATTCTGGGAGTTTTCCTGTCGACGCTCACCGCGTTTATGTTAATTCCTGGAGCCTTCGCCCTCTATTATGGCGAAGAAACAGTCGGTGCATTTATGGTCTCCTCTCTGGTTGCGGGCAGCGCAGCCAGCTTTTGTATGCATCAAGGCCAGAGCAGTAAACTTCATCTCAATATCCGAGATATGTTCCTGCTGACCTGTCTCACATGGATTATCGTTAGCTTATTTGCTGCAATGCCCTTCACCTTGTATCACGGTATCAACTATACCGACGCCTTCTTTGAAACCATGTCGGGGATCACCACTACTGGCTCAACCGTGTTATCGGGGCTCGACAGCATGGATCACAGCATTCTTATCTGGCGCTCACTGCTACAGTGGCTAGGTGGGATAGGTTTTATCGTAATGGCCGTGGCCGTACTGCCCTTCTTAAATGTCGGTGGTATGCGGCTGTTTAGGACCGAGTCTTCAGACTGGAGTGACAAAACAACCCCACGCACTCAGCATATGGCAAAGAACCTGTTTATTGTGTATTGCCTACTGACATTTCTGTGCTTTTTGGCCTACCACAGCAGCGGCATGAACTGGTTTGATGCGATTAACCATGCCATGACCACCCTTTCAACGGGTGGTTACTCTACCTCAGACAAATCAATGGCGGCGTTTTCAAATGAGGCGCACTGGGTCGGTACCATCTTTATGATTGCTGGCGGATTGCCGCTACTCATGTTTGTTTATATGGTGCAGCAACGCTCAGTAAATGTGTGGAATGATGCTCAAGTAAAAGGCTTCTTAAAGTTTGTGGTTTTTGTTTCTTGCGCATTAGCCTTATGGCTTTGGAGCAGTAAAGATATAGCCCCTCTCGATGCCCTACGCTTGGCCAGCTTTAATGTGGTGTCAGTAGTGACGACAACTGGCTACGGTCTTACCGATTATACGGCATGGGGTGCACTCGCAAATATCGCCTTTCTGTTCTTGATGTTTGTTGGTAGCTGCTCGGGCTCAACCTCTGGCGGAATTAAAATCTTCCGTTTTCAAATTGCTGGCGTGATTATGCGTGAGCAGCTTAAGCAGCAGTTTCACCCTAATGGCGTTTTTAGAGAGCGCTACAATCACCATATTATTAGGGGGGATATCGTCCGTTCACTGGTCACCTTCATTCTATTATTTGTGTTGGTGATTGTGGTTCTATCTATCATCTTGGTGCTGACAGGTCTCGATCCAGTGACGAGTTTTACTGGCGCAATAACTGCGGTAACCAATGTTGGCCCGGGTTTAGGTAGCACCATCGGCCCAGCAGGTAACTTCTCGTCGCTACCCGATGTTGCCAAATGGGCGCTCGCAATAGGCATGCTACTGGGACGGCTTGAAATCTTAACTGTTGCCGTATTATTTCATCCAAGCTTCTGGAAGTACTAA